The proteins below come from a single Aegilops tauschii subsp. strangulata cultivar AL8/78 chromosome 6, Aet v6.0, whole genome shotgun sequence genomic window:
- the LOC109762479 gene encoding probable adenylate kinase 5, chloroplastic: MAASSPAATATTTPPLAGPAIHRGPAAARLLSGSLSRRSPPASTAQAVSSSAAPKPRGLLLPCRAAEGAAPARAEAPLKVMISGAPASGKGTQCRMIVEKYGLVHISTGDLLRAEVSSGTDIGKKAKEYMDNGMLVPDQVVTDMVVSRLSQPDVRERGWLLDGYPRSYAQAQSLESMKIRPDIFILLEVPDDNLIDRCVGRRLDPVTGKIYHVKNFPPENEEISARLTTRSDDTFEKVKSRLETYKQNSEAVIPTYSDLLNQIDGNRPVEVIFHEIESMLQKICTNASEKKLAKANGKPPDTTASKKEWRGIPTRLNNIPHSREIRKYFYDDVIQATKRAIEDKKTRLQIDINIPELNPEMDVYRIGTLMELVRDLSLTFADDGKRVKVCVQGSMGQGAFAGIPLQLAGTRKILEFMDWGDYGAMGAFINIGAVGASEVDKEDDMFVLIAPQNAVGNCIIDDMRAMTDAAGDRPVILVNPRLKDMPASSGVMQTMGRDVRLQYAASFETCYSFRLLFYAGTFYPIMGALRMAYPNKYEIFRRVDEPNGEKYDLLAEFTGNPTADDITNAFVGPKKKKENAPSGFWGFLSGIL, from the exons ATGGCGGCATCCTCCCCGGCGGCCACGGCCACGACGACCCCTCCTCTCGCCGGGCCGGCGATCCAccgcggccccgccgccgcccgcctcctcTCGGGGTCGCTCTCCCGCCGCTCGCCCCCGGCATCCACCGCCCAGGCTGTCTCCTCCTCCGCCGCTCCCAAGCCCAGG GGCTTGCTCCTGCCATGCCGGGCAGCggagggggcggcgccggcgcgggcggaggcgcCACTGAAGGTGATGATCTCCGGGGCGCCCGCGTCGGGAAAGGGGACGCAGTGCCGCATGATTGTCGAGAAG TACGGTTTGGTTCATATATCAACTGGGGATCTTCTACGGGCTGAAGTATCTTCTGGCACAGATATAGGCAAGAAAGCAAAAGAATATATGGACAATGGCATGCTTGTCCCGGATCAAGTTGTGACAGAT ATGGTTGTATCACGACTATCACAGCCTGACGTGCGAGAAAGAGGGTGGCTTCTTGATGGTTACCCAAGGAGTTATGCTCAAGCACAAAGTCTTGAAAGTATGAAAATAAGACCAGATATATTCATTTTACTGGAA GTTCCTGATGACAATCTAATCGATAGATGTGTTGGAAGAAGACTGGATCCTGTGACGGGCAAAATTTACCATGTAAAGAACTTCCCCCCAGAGAATGAGGAGATATCTGCCAGGCTTACTACACGCTCTGATGATACATTTGAAAAG GTTAAATCACGCCTTGAGACTTACAAACAAAATTCTGAAGCTGTTATTCCGACATACTCAGATTTGCTTAACCAG ATTGATGGAAATCGCCCAGTGGAAGTCATTTTTCATGAAATAGAGTCCATGTTACAGAAGATTTGTACGAATGCTTCAGAAAAAAAGTTGGCCAAGGCAAACG GAAAACCACCAGACACAACAGCTTCGAAAAAG GAGTGGCGTGGAATTCCAACGAGATTAAATAACATTCCACACTCCAGAGAGATCAGGAAATACTTTTACGACGATGTGATACAAGCTACAAAGCGTGCTATTGAAGATAAAAAGACTCGGTTGCAG ATAGATATCAATATTCCGGAGCTTAATCCCGAAATG GATGTTTATCGTATAGGAACCCTCATGGAACTTGTAAGAGATTTATCTCTTACCTTTGCTGATGACGGAAAGCGTGTCAAG GTCTGTGTTCAAGGCTCCATGGGGCAAGGCGCATTTGCTGGTATTCCACTTCAGCTTGCTGGAACCAGAAAAATATTGGAATTCATGGACTGGGGTGACTATGGAGCAATGGGCGCCTTCATCAATATTGGAGCAGTAG GTGCTAGTGAGGTTGATAAAGAAGATGACATGTTTGTTCTCATTGCTCCCCAGAATGCTGTTGGAAACTGCATAATTGAT GATATGAGAGCTATGACTGATGCTGCTGGTGACAGACCTGTGATTCTTGTAAATCCTCGCCTGAAG GATATGCCTGCATCAAGTGGCGTAATGCAA ACAATGGGAAGAGATGTGAGGCTTCAGTATGCTGCATCATTTGAGACTTGTTATTCTTTCCGGCTTCTCTTCTATGCTGGTACATTTTATCCTATCATGGGCGCTTTAAG GATGGCTTATCCTAATAAATACGAGATTTTTCGAAGGGTTGATGAACCTAATGGAGAAAAATATGATTTGCTAGCTGAATTCACCGGGAATCCAACGGCTGATGACATCACCAATGCCTTTGTAGGACCAAAAAA
- the LOC109762566 gene encoding tyrosine N-monooxygenase-like: MLACCCFVSQLLIVITLIHLAMTKSKVRSGTCASAMVPLPLPPGPWSWPLVGSLPEMMLNKPAFRWIHRVMKDMGTDIACFRLGGVHVIPITCPKIAREVLKKQDKNFLSRPLTFASDAISCGYKDAVLTPVGDQWMKMRKVLTSEIICPSRHKWLHDKRADEADNLTRYIYNLTAVGSSSTLGLANINVRHVTQHYCGNVIRRLAFGQRYFEEPQPDGGPGPMEVEHMDASFTLLGLLFSFCVSDYLSCLLGLDLDGHEKIIKEANTKVDRLHNMVIEERWRQWNNGERQDGVQDFLDILITLVDGDGKPLLSIDEVKAQCKDIILAAIDNPSNAVEWALAEMVNSPELLAKAVEEMDQVVGRERLVQESDIMQLNYLKACIREAFRLHPVAPFNVPHVAIADTIVAGYRVPKGSHVILSRLALGQNPTVWDEPLHFKPERHMGDNINVVLTESELRFISFSTGRRGCIAASLGTTMSVMLFGRLLHGFTWTKPAGVPAINLRESKHDLFIEKPLVLHAEPRLAAHLYPLMHR; the protein is encoded by the exons ATGCTGGCTTGCTGCTGCTTTGTGTCCCAGTTGCTCATCGTAATAACGCTCATACACCTTGCCATGACCAAGAGCAAGGTCCGCAGTGGCACGTGCGCATCGGCGATGGTCCCGCTTCCACTTCCGCCGGGACCATGGTCGTGGCCACTGGTAGGTAGCCTGCCCGAGATGATGCTCAATAAGCCGGCGTTCCGTTGGATCCATCGCGTGATGAAGGATATGGGCACCGACATCGCTTGCTTCCGCCTCGGCGGTGTCCACGTCATCCCGATCACATGTCCCAAGATCGCAAGGGAGGTGCTCAAGAAGCAGGACAAGAACTTCTTGTCCCGCCCACTCACCTTCGCCTCCGACGCCATCAGCTGCGGTTACAAGGACGCCGTGCTCACGCCGGTCGGCGACCAGTGGATGAAGATGCGCAAGGTGCTCACCTCTGAGATCATCTGCCCCTCCCGCCACAAGTGGCTCCATGACAAGCGCGCCGACGAAGCTGACAACTTGACGCGCTACATCTACAACCTCACCGCCGTGGGGTCATCTTCAACGTTGGGACTAGCCAACATCAATGTCAGGCACGTCACGCAACATTACTGCGGCAACGTCATCCGCCGGCTTGCCTTCGGCCAACGGTACTTCGAGGAGCCTCAGCCGGACGGCGGGCCGGGGCCGATGGAGGTGGAGCACATGGACGCTTCCTTCACCCTCCTAGGGCTCCTCTTCTCGTTCTGTGTCAGCGACTACCTCTCGTGTCTACTTGGCCTAGACCTCGACGGCCATGAGAAAATTATTAAGGAGGCCAACACAAAAGTGGATAGACTGCACAACATGGTCATTGAAGAGCGTTGGAGGCAGTGGAACAACGGCGAGAGGCAGGACGGGGTCCAGGACTTCCTTGACATTCTCATCACGCTCGTCGATGGTGACGGCAAGCCGTTGCTCAGCATCGATGAGGTCAAAGCACAGTGCAAG GACATAATATTAGCGGCCATAGATAACCCGTCAAACGCAGTGGAGTGGGCGCTGGCGGAGATGGTGAACAGCCCAGAATTGCTGGCCAAAGCGGTGGAGGAGATGGACCAGGTGGTCGGTCGCGAGCGACTGGTGCAAGAGTCGGACATCATGCAGCTCAACTATCTCAAGGCGTGCATACGTGAGGCATTTCGCCTCCACCCAGTTGCTCCCTTCAACGTGCCGCACGTCGCAATTGCCGACACCATTGTTGCGGGCTACCGCGTGCCCAAGGGTAGCCACGTCATCCTCAGCCGACTGGCCCTGGGCCAGAACCCCACCGTCTGGGATGAACCACTCCACTTCAAGCCAGAGCGCCATATGGGAGACAACATCAATGTGGTGCTTACCGAGAGCGAATTGCGGTTCATCTCCTTTAGCACCGGACGGCGGGGATGCATCGCAGCATCACTAGGAACAACGATGAGTGTCATGCTCTTCGGCAGGCTCCTGCATGGCTTCACCTGGACCAAACCGGCTGGGGTGCCGGCCATCAATCTCCGCGAGTCCAAGCACGACCTCTTCATAGAGAAACCGCTAGTGCTACATGCTGAGCCACGTCTTGCAGCGCACCTCTACCCTCTTATGCACCGTTGA